Part of the Salmo salar chromosome ssa10, Ssal_v3.1, whole genome shotgun sequence genome is shown below.
TTTGTTGGCTAATGTGCTTGGTTTGTCAGCTGGGACATCTTTGTCAACACACTTTTCGTTAATTAACTGGATTAATCTTGTTGTGTAGCTAGTTCAGACCTATGGCTATGGGTTCTCTCCAATACCATTTAATTTGTAAGTGATTCATAAGACACACTGTTGAAGTTCCTCAGCAATGTCTCAAACTCTGATGCAGTGTAGAGAAGGTCCTGCACGTCTTGTACTGTACTTCTACAATTGTCATTCTGTCTACTAGTTCATGCAAAGAGGCCTGGATGCAGATACAAAGAAGCaactggaagaagaggagaggaggatcatCAGTGATGAGCATTGGTATCTGGACCTGCCAGAACTCAAAGCTAAAGAGTATGACCCCTTTCACTGTCCACCTGCACATATTGGAGTAATTACATAAGGATGTAGACTAGTTTGAGGACACACAACTGCCATCCTTTTCTAATGTCCAGCAACATACCATCGGACATTGGAGATAGATGAGTCTTCTCTCTAGTGTCCTCGGCTCAAAGGTTGGCATATTTTATATTGTTCTTCCTGTCTTTGGTTAGGAATTTCATCATAGAAGAAAGAAGTTTTGGGCCCTGTGAAGACCTGAAGTATGGAAGAATGTCATTCAAGGGGTTCAATACAGATGTAGAGGTACTTATTCATTTACAATCACACCTCAAGGTTTATCAAAGTAAGACTAGATACATTTAAATGTAATGTGACTGTTTCATTGGTGTAAATGTATTTTCTCCATCCAGAAACTAATGATCGTGATGAATGCTCCAAATGAGGAAGAGTTGGAAGAGGAGGAAATTAGCAGAATGGAGACTGATATCACAGATGAAGACATGGCtagaaggtaggaaacaactcaAGTTTTATTTTGACATGATTTCAAACTGTTTTGTTACATCGCCGTCTGATTAACTTTTCTCTCTACCTTGTAGGTACGAGAGCTTAGTGGGAAGCATGAAGAAGAAGTTTGCTAAGAAGCGGGAGAGGTCTGCGATTAAGGATGTTAATCAAAACGCAATTGAGACACAAACAAAAAAGGCTTTTTTGAAGCCTCAGGACTGAGGGCATGCTTTTTATTTAAATGAAGTATGTCAGGACTGTACAATGTTTTTATGTGCAACAATTTTTATTTTAACTGCTGTTTTCATGAACCGTAGGTAACTTCCATAGATGTTACAGGCATATATTTTAAAGTTGAATGGATGTTATATATCCTCTTTTTAAAAGTCTATTTCTTCAAGATGCATTGAGGGTTATGAACACAGGAAATGAATCCCACATCCTTGTACCATGGACAAGGGTATAGTTTAATTAAAACTGTTACCCAATGTGGTGGCTTGTCTTGTTTTCTGTGAGAAATTGACAAAACATACTAAATTCAAACAATAACAAGGGTTTTCAATAGCCTTGCTTATGAAGCTGCCAAAAAAGTACAAAGCCAACAGTCACATTTCAATGCCATCCAAGCatgagggaagatggagagataCTAATCTATGGAAGCATTCGCGTAAACAACCTTGGGAAAGAATAGCCCGACGTCACATATCAGTTATCAAGTCTTCGAGCCTCCTGCCTGGAGCCCAGCTGGCAGACTGCTATTGAACTGAAACAGACTTGTAATAATGATGTCATAGAACCGTGTGGGACAAAGGCGGTGGAGGCAGGGAATGAGCCAGGCAGACTGGCCAGGGGAGTAGACGGGTCTGGGGGCCACTGACATCAGGGCGTGGCACATGTCATCTAGCACGGGACGCAGGTCCTCTGAGGACATGTCGGCCATCTTGGCAAAGcgggtctggagagaggagatgtAGGCCTCGCCGTAGTCCTTCCGGACATCCTGGGATAGAGAGGTGAAGATCTCCTCTTGGTAGCTGCTCCAGTCATCACTGCTACCGAAGATATCTGCGTTTTCAACCAAATGATAGACAAGTCCGTTTGTTGAGTTAGAAAATCAAAAGGGGGAAAACAATGTTTATTGAAAGGTACAGTAGACTCAGCAATACACAAAGTAAACAGCAGTAGAGGGTCAATTTCCTCAACAACTAAGCGCTGAAGAGCGGTGCTGAACTTCTTCGCTGTCTCAGGTCATAGCATTTTCATTTTAAACTGTCATTTAACTGAATAATCATTATTTATTATACATACTTGTCCTGAAGCCTGCAGGTTGAATTATGGATACGTTGACGCCCCATCTGGCCAACTCTAgtctcatcactccagagaaggtgTTCAGGGCTGCTTTGGATGCTCCATAGGCAACAAACCCAGGAACGGGCACATCACCTGCACAAACAGATTTTAGGTTTATCATCAGGAAATGGTTAGGATTAACCTTGAGCACAGTCGCAAGTCAAGCTGGCTACGGGTACAAGATTAGTTATATTTACAGTTTCCTCACCTAATAAAGGCTGTCTGAGTAGTAGTGGGGGTTCTTGGCCAACTGTACTTGCTTCGAAATTGCTTGGCAAGCAATACTTGCTTTGAAATTGCATTGGTGTCATAAGTGG
Proteins encoded:
- the mphosph6 gene encoding M-phase phosphoprotein 6 — translated: MANDNAKLSKNLLRMKFMQRGLDADTKKQLEEEERRIISDEHWYLDLPELKAKENFIIEERSFGPCEDLKYGRMSFKGFNTDVEKLMIVMNAPNEEELEEEEISRMETDITDEDMARRYESLVGSMKKKFAKKRERSAIKDVNQNAIETQTKKAFLKPQD